Part of the Sodalis praecaptivus genome, ATGGACCTCCGCCATGAATGATCTTTTGTTGGACGTTAAGAATCTCAGTGTGGTGTTTAAAGGCGCCTATCAGGACCATCCTGCGGTGCGAAATGTGTCATTTACCGTCGGGCGGGAAAAAGTGGCCATCGTAGGGGAATCCGGCTCGGGTAAGTCCCAGACTTGTCGAGCGCTGCTCAAGCTGACGCCCAAAGTCGGCCGTATCAGCGCCGACAGGATGTGTTTTGGCGATATCGATTTGCTCAATGCCCGCGAGCAACAGATGCGCCGCATCCGCGGCAATCGTATTTCCATGATATTACAGGACCCGAAATTTTCCCTTAATCCGCTGATGCGGATCGGCCAGCAAATTACTGAAGCCTACCGTTTGCATGCGCGCGTAAGTCAAAAAGACGCCCGCGACAAAGCCTTGGCGATGCTGGAAGCCGTGCATATCCGCGAAGCGGAACAAGTATTCCGGCTCTATCCCCATGAAATTTCAGGTGGCATGGGGCAACGGGTGATGATCGCGATGATGCTGATCCCCGAGCCGGATCTTATCATTGCCGATGAACCCACCAGCGCACTGGACGTTACCGTGCGTCAACAGGTGCTGACTATCCTCGATGAACAACTGGCGCGGCGCAACACCGGTTTACTGTTTATTACCCATGACCTCAATCTGGTGTCGCGCTTTTGTCACCGGGTGCTGGTGATGTATGCCGGCCGTATCGTCGAGGAAATCGCCGCGGCGCAGCTGGAGCACGCCTGCCATCCTTATACCCGGGCATTACTCGACAGTCAGCCGCGCCTGCGCCATCCGGTGGCAACGCTGAGCGTCCCCGCGCGCGATCCGGCCTGGCTGGACGGCCCGAGCTACCGTTATGGTGTCGCCCTATGAATGTGATTCCCAGCGCACAGCGCAGTATTGAAACCCTGGCATTAAGCATCGCCTTCGGCGAGGGACGTCAGCGCC contains:
- a CDS encoding ABC transporter ATP-binding protein, with amino-acid sequence MNDLLLDVKNLSVVFKGAYQDHPAVRNVSFTVGREKVAIVGESGSGKSQTCRALLKLTPKVGRISADRMCFGDIDLLNAREQQMRRIRGNRISMILQDPKFSLNPLMRIGQQITEAYRLHARVSQKDARDKALAMLEAVHIREAEQVFRLYPHEISGGMGQRVMIAMMLIPEPDLIIADEPTSALDVTVRQQVLTILDEQLARRNTGLLFITHDLNLVSRFCHRVLVMYAGRIVEEIAAAQLEHACHPYTRALLDSQPRLRHPVATLSVPARDPAWLDGPSYRYGVAL